The Plasmodium knowlesi strain H genome assembly, chromosome: 4 genome window below encodes:
- a CDS encoding 5'-3' exonuclease, putative, with the protein MKERKMNGSLVAIILLAMKWCILWAIHGSGTSIDSRSVSRSADIKINFKQRKRISPHASPSEKKKQSSRTCAHRKELYIWRSATQHTKGAKGKRNIPSYRCIKLSAARKKTNGTETKKESNSSPNDMETFLIVDGSSILFKNFFGMPYLKNESEINLSTIYGFIQSLNKVYKLFCPSYVVIVFDSKTSNDEKKKIYAKYKIMRKKNPEELYEQLKLVNDFCDLIGIKTVSPTNVESDNYIAAIVDSISNTLKAGNISHYSSPNGGETTTQKEFRVIVVSSDKDLLQLLEYNDDAHNNMDISICQPNRKYRVVDASTFIQEHNLLPAQYSDYLIMAGDKTDGITGIPNIGDKTSKNLLKQFHTIDNILKNLHNLPQKLHAIFLNNFENINIFRKLIKLKCETHQSLVLSEYRQGSIKDFERFQNILDKYSLHKLIKKTVIVNYEGGKD; encoded by the coding sequence ATGAAGGAACGCAAAATGAATGGGTCACTTGTGGCCATCATCCTTCTTGCCATGAAATGGTGTATACTATGGGCTATTCACGGAAGTGGTACTTCCATTGACAGTCGTAGTGTCAGTCGTAGTGCCGACATAAAGATAAACTTCAAGCAAAGAAAGAGGATCTCCCCCCATGCTTCTccctcagaaaaaaaaaaacagtcaTCGCGTACATGTGCACACAGAAAAGAACTGTACATTTGGAGGAGCGCCACCCAACACACAAAAGGGgcgaagggaaaaagaaacataccCAGTTACAGGTGCATCAAACTAAGTgctgcaagaaaaaaaacaaatgggacagagacaaaaaaagaaagtaacaGTAGTCCCAATGACATGGAAACCTTTTTGATAGTAGACGGGTCTTcgattttatttaaaaattttttcggAATGCcatatttgaaaaatgagAGTGAAATAAACTTAAGTACGATCTATGGGTTTATCCAGTCGTTGAACAAAGTatacaaattattttgcccgtCCTACGTGGTCATCGTTTTTGATTCCAAGACATCCAAtgatgagaagaagaagatataCGCCAAGTATAAAATtatgaggaagaagaatccAGAAGAATTGTATGAACAACTTAAACTTGTGAACGACTTCTGCGACCTCATTGGAATCAAAACCGTTAGTCCTACAAATGTAGAAAGTGATAACTATATTGCTGCTATTGTAGATAGTATTAGTAATACTCTTAAGGCAGGAAATATTTCCCACTACTCTTCACCAAATGGAGGAGAAACAACCACACAGAAGGAATTCAGAGTCATTGTCGTGTCGAGTGATAAAGACCTATTGCAGCTTCTCGAATATAACGATGATGCTCACAATAACATGGACATAAGCATATGCCAACCGAATAGAAAGTACAGAGTAGTTGACGCTAGTACTTTCATCCAGGAGCATAACTTATTGCCTGCTCAATACAGTGACTATCTTATCATGGCTGGAGACAAAACGGATGGAATTACAGGAATCCCAAACATAGGCGATAAGACTAGTAAGAATTTGCTCAAACAATTTCACACCATTGATAATATCCTCAAGAATCTACATAACCTTCCTCAAAAACTACATGCAATTTTCCTcaataattttgaaaatattaatatatttagaAAACTTATAAAGCTGAAATGTGAGACGCACCAATCCTTAGTCTTAAGTGAGTACAGACAGGGCAGCATTAAGGACTTCGAGCGCTTTCAAAATATCCTGGACAAATATTCCCTTCataaattgataaaaaaaacagttatTGTGAATTacgaggggggaaaagattAA
- a CDS encoding protein MAK16, putative, translating to MNDDTITWEILGKGKCSFKKKTQTQMFCMNEYNVTGLCTKVNCPLSNSVYGTVILDKGEIYLYLKYPEKAHLPSSMWTRIQLSQNKKEAFNAIYKEMKYTHNIKQIKKCMKRYARMKEILKRSRKLILQKQVKLVPIKKKTERRDRTRENKALKAANILNNVEKELLNRLNSGVYGNLYKFLTPKKKVKNKDSELAKLFDEVEDAQDMKMKKKKKKVEQEEEKDEYSDEEGEEEEEEEEEAEEAEDDEDNDDDEDDGDDHDDDDEGSGDDEDEEEDDDEDEDDLEDEEEDDDEDDYDDEEEDEEEEDEEEGDVDEDDEPRGRKTKKKQKFAKEYVDGEHIRTLQEEGKLFDEDEVEEFDGNFTKKRNTKAGGKKDKKKIRIAYEND from the exons ATGAATGACGACACCATCACGTGGGAAATCCTGGGCAAGGGAAAATGCTCATTCAAGAAGAAAACGCAAACGCAAATGTTCTGCATGAATGAATATAACGTTACGGGCCTATGTACCAAGGTGAATTGCCCTCTAAGTAACAGTGTCTACGGAACAGTCATTTTAGATAAGggagaaatttatttataccTAAAGTACCCAGAGAAGGCCCACCTTCCGAGCTCCATGTGGACCAGAATCCAGCTAAGTCAAAACAAGAAGGAAGCGTTCAATGCTATTTATAAAGAAATGAAGTACACCCACAATATtaagcaaataaaaaaatgcatgaAGAGATATGCACGGATGAAAGAGATTTTAAAACGGAGTAGAAAACTAATTTTACAGAAgcaagtaaagttggttcccattaaaaaaaaaacagaaagaaggGATAGGACCCGGGAAAATAAGGCTCTCAAAGCAGCcaatattttaaataatgtCGAAAAGGAATTGCTCAACCGGTTGAATAGTGGGGTGTATGGTAATTTGTATAAATTTTTGACCCCcaaaaagaaggttaaaaataaggactCAGAGTTGGCCAAGCTGTTTGATGAGGTGGAGGACGCACAGGACatgaagatgaaaaagaagaagaagaaggtggagcaggaggaggagaaagacGAATACAGTGATGaggaaggagaggaagaggaagaagaggaagaagaggcagAAGAGGCAGAAGACGACGAAGAcaatgacgatgatgaggacGACGGGGACGAccatgatgatgacgacgaagGTAGTGGTGATGATGAggacgaggaggaagacgatgACGAGGATGAGGATGACCtggaagatgaagaggaagacgacgatgaagatgattatgatgatgaagaagaggacgaggaagaggaggatgaagaagaaggtgaTGTCGATGAAGATGACGAACCCCGAGGGAgaaagacgaagaagaagcagaaattCGCCAAGGAGTACGTGGACGGCGAGCACATCAGGACTCtgcaggaggaaggaaagctGTTTGATGAAGACGAAGTGGAGGAGTTCGACGGAAACTTCACGAAGAAGAGGAACACCAAGGCAGGCGGCAAGAAGG acaaaaagaagattcgAATAGCGTACGAAAATGATTAA
- a CDS encoding ERCC1 nucleotide excision repair protein, putative, translating to MSGGNHGEPSTERENGSNTDEAPRGDAFFDPSTEQYLVISPRQKLNPILKKINRVRYKFSNIIPDFLIGKNNACLFISMKYHRLRSNYLKARIETLSNKYNNRILLCLVDIENIENSLGEINQLAFCFNMTLILCWSIEECARVIEDFKIYEKKIPYIKNNKLTSTHAEKIHELLKKIRSINSSDCATITNKFKSFKNIVMAKKDDLINCSGLGNKKIQSLISAFNDPFF from the coding sequence ATGAGCGGCGGAAACCATGGAGAACCGAGCACAGAAAGGGAGAATGGCTCCAACACGGACGAAGCGCCAAGGGGAGACGCCTTCTTCGATCCCAGTACAGAGCAGTACCTAGTCATTTCCCCCCGACAGAAGCTAAATCcaatcttaaaaaaaataaacagagTCCGATACAAATTTAGTAACATCATCCCGGACTTTTTAATCGGGAAGAATAATGCCTGCTTGTTCATATCGATGAAGTATCACAGACTGAGATCCAATTATTTAAAAGCGAGAATCGAAACACTGTCCAATAAGTATAATAACCGCATACTGCTATGCCTGGTGGATATcgaaaatatagaaaattcTCTGGGGGAAATAAACCAGCTGGCCTTCTGTTTTAATATGACGTTAATATTATGTTGGAGTATCGAAGAATGTGCACGTGTGATTGAAGACTTTAAAatttatgagaaaaaaattccctaCATAAAGAACAACAAACTGACGTCCACGCATGCGGAGAAGATACACGAactcttgaaaaaaattaggtCCATCAACTCCTCCGACTGTGCAACCATTACGAACAAGTTCAaaagttttaaaaatattgtcATGGCTAAGAAGGACGACCTCATCAATTGCTCTGGTTTGGGCAACAAGAAAATACAGTCGCTCATATCTGCTTTTAATGACCCCTTTTTCTAG
- a CDS encoding protein kinase, putative, which translates to MFSVEAENALGYGKKKTSKKFTHGEVNRLETDEAVKREWKGSHEENHNKLRNNVPLMFPKGMKMEQKKCLINGNGEDNPGEEKSLSEEASPLTVNLTSEEAQEGTHSTVTKETNVISIITPVGELLRSSTHQSAWDNNALGRDKSTMKYFLPRRNITVDCEKKGKTNLFVSTLNESNNPLACSPTGCHSTGCCRDILQQHFERHISKGVNLAEAGLKKCEGSNSESGEFGNGSYESVKGSTSKDSPLGNPFVKRDIIHWHNNDFSLCGSSEDIPEGKLKDDENEERTEGEETDVSTVRSVESVDDAATHGGIQEGENHQIGNLNRGDTATLDVVKMDNSHIGIHHSDDNILEYSNEEKKRDHSKMEGEAFKTINSGSAIKPAIVEGKNEFMRSDIASPEGGEIGCTEEKALTVNKHPITQGGITHADKRESKGGQIHNAIHGNCTKEQTLLSADIGVNKMLNSSNGVEIKMDDCTYRCVYNMNRAAKVYSTDSTVNFLKNNVIFLRKRRSNNTRKKDSNQRSCSSSSRNVNREGDGKSKDLPNEHGVVQNMRNTFLPIPKGTSIFVEKSEKNRKCPSRERKGNSSSDREKGDLVHGGEKNPTSPHLEGTWKKEKSPNRIFNESRLTMKQVEGCPSVVNGYICNFNEGQSSSQGKVPSSRYSRRIDRLEGQSSPSNWKFGVTDELKGGSSPHSIQNVDMGRKPCVAFQVGPKTDKTSLQEEKSDDNGRNEKEEKRLNFPSVKFGVEGRQSSIAKGKKKQYKLFHIHDMPSNTHLDEPKSGEEGNMNNRRTNQDSLSVHHSVVSANDEMTTGVDITQKVGQQHPLTSRSNQSHHIMNIIRGSKNQQRKDTMRGGNVRNNPNVFCTNDTNYGIISIPNWESRENIQMSIPNEMNLTNFGGQYETIKACYDDQSGSEEKGGLGGNYPPSKETLLDRINKYISATNRKNEMNHYYMQSESENKKIKEEHNRRGMKEKSVKDVFPLKSDRTIFPLFTPIRRSDKMTSKKVFHIRNRNAYMVEGPPEMSPMVGTNRKNDISLNEFVKNKLLTKGGECNFLPNCTTHMTDKSNVGSSSSSFYDKIKGNNNPHVPNCKKNEDKSRSPLNSLLKNFYTERRNNTTGETCTNRNFIIHRNRNNLKNENKAFGISEEGTSSALVVNDEGNYTQEHRRGDVLRRCDAYRSCVSARDDQLNKIGGLEIDVKEGEMRRTYLERGHSDYHITICEDRENVKELTKEKTEAKLCGKNNNPIPEQTERFNFFHSEHDLFNGEKLRLYFSKGKNALHNGIFKIRSEAGIFSILKNFAFFEEGAKMSDADGAKQESISYECRYNAELVCRRGEGKVLSVAKTGAEVANVTGDAARVSGAVDGGFTSKEDKNDETGTIAVNSQNGSREVNNIIYGTSEAEKSACAGSDDEVRGAIGQIGSSVRICSNGRHAWKEFAGGETPQGGDVQMSALSNQNEEVKDAKGGTLTEGNKCVLRMSDEEGIEINVDVERDDIINAVCQRSEVEEEKGALFDREQSGPFFCLKDGEVRTGDSANFGYSENHDLKRQKCDASRISNVMLDNFEKIAERINFILEDTVMFFQKNLYVHNGYGSVKMYKEGTGWLGENTVGKWSRVYKINKVVCKGAHGVVFSAWRGEEGDDMGKQLEEKAEKDATLEKENETGEGGTKVEGAGGGSINQKNNGDIHHGEDKGSHQGIDKGSHQGIDKGSHQGIDKGSHQGNDEGSHQGNDKDSDEEKYDEENLVTLKIINLRYLSKENSLRRIMKEVHFLQNCNHPNIVKYHESFFWPPCYLVIVCEFLSGGTLFDLYKKCGRITEDVLVHILDDVLKALKYLHNECSLCLVHRDIKPTNIVFSKSGVAKIVDFGSCEKVEDLKLHEVVGTLYYISPEILKREKYDCSADIWSLGITIYESVMCALPWRGKKDIEESIKQIVDSSPKINLCSGFSKQFCFFVESCLQNNPGKRAKVANLLGHKFLTKKRLIRRKPSSIFEIRDILKVNNGKGKNNIFRNFFKNLFFFNDKNKRRTNKALSSKSCEPEMFYQKLKRENFDFFEIKLRDENSRSLGHLHVGDMKPGEPENEEEGKEGAPNEKTKPNLHDNDDAECAETEVQWMNNLSSNYLDSKEDLAKQPHAT; encoded by the coding sequence ATGTTCTCAGTTGAAGCGGAAAACGCCTTGggatatggaaaaaaaaaaacgagtaAGAAATTTACTCATGGGGAAGTTAACCGATTAGAGACAGACGAAGCGGTTAAAAGAGAATGGAAAGGATCACATGAGGAGAATCATAATAAACTGAGGAATAACGTTCCGCTTATGTTTCCGAAGGGGATGAAaatggaacagaaaaaatgcttAATAAATGGAAATGGGGAAGACAACCCAGGCGAAGAAAAATCATTGAGTGAGGAAGCTTCTCCTTTAACAGTAAATCTCACAAGTGAAGAGGCTCAGGAAGGCACGCATTCGACGGTGACAAAAGAAACGAATGTGATAAGTATAATTACACCCGTTGGCGAACTTCTTCGGAGCAGTACCCACCAATCCGCCTGGGATAATAACGCCCTTGGAAGGGATAAAAGTACCATGAAGTACTTTCTCCCTCGAAGAAACATCACTGTTGATtgtgaaaagaaaggaaagacaaaCCTTTTCGTTAGTACCCTGAATGAGTCAAATAATCCTTTGGCATGTTCTCCAACAGGATGCCATTCCACAGGTTGCTGCCGGGATATTCTGCAGCAACATTTTGAGCGCCATATTAGTAAAGGGGTAAATTTAGCAGAAGCAGGattgaaaaaatgtgaaggaagCAATTCTGAAAGTGGGGAATTCGGGAATGGAAGTTACGAAAGTGTGAAGGGATCTACATCTAAGGATTCCCCTCTGGGGAACCCATTCGTGAAGAGGGATATCATCCACTGGCATAACAACGATTTTTCGCTATGTGGAAGTAGTGAAGATATTCCCGAAGGCAAACTGAAGGATGACGAAAATGAGGAGCggacagaaggagaagagacAGATGTGAGTACAGTTAGGAGTGTCGAATCGGTTGATGATGCTGCAACACATGGGGGGATCCAAGAGGGGGAGAACCATCAAATTGGGAATTTAAATAGAGGAGATACAGCAACGCTTGATGtggtaaaaatggacaatTCACATATAGGTATCCACCACTCAGATGACAACATTTTGGAATATAGTaacgaagagaaaaaacgtGATCACTCAAAAATGGAAGGTGAAGCATTTAAGACGATAAACAGTGGGAGTGCTATAAAACCTGCTATcgtagaaggaaaaaatgagttTATGCGTTCTGATATTGCATCTCCggaaggaggggaaataGGATGTACAGAAGAAAAGGCGCTTACAGTGAATAAACACCCTATCACACAGGGAGGCATTACCCATGCAGACAAGAGGGAAAGTAAAGGGGGACAAATCCACAACGCAATTCACGGCAACTGTACAAAGGAACAAACTTTATTAAGCGCCGATATAGGGGTGAACAAAATGTTGAATTCCTCAAATGGGGTAGAAATAAAGATGGATGATTGCACTTATCGCTGTGTTTATAATATGAACAGAGCGGCGAAAGTATATTCCACTGATAGCactgtaaattttttaaaaaacaatgTGATTTTtctgaggaaaagaagaagtaacaACACCCGTAAGAAGGATAGTAACCAGAGGAGCTGCAGCAGTAGCAGTAGGAATGTGAACAGAGAAGGAGATGGGAAGAGTAAGGACCTACCTAATGAACATGGTGTAGTACAGAATATGAGAAATACGTTTTTGCCCATCCCAAAGGGTACTTCAATATTTGTggagaaaagtgaaaaaaataggaagtgCCCAAGTAGGGAGAGAAAGGGCAATTCTTCAAGCGATAGAGAGAAGGGCGACCTGGTGCATGGGGGTGAAAAGAATCCCACTTCCCCCCATTTGGAGGGTAcatggaaaaaggagaaatcaCCAAATAGGATATTCAATGAAAGCAGGTTAACAATGAAGCAGGTGGAAGGATGTCCCTCTGTTGTAAATGGGTATATATGTAACTTCAATGAGGGGCAAAGCAGTTCCCAAGGAAAAGTACCCTCAAGTCGATACTCACGCAGAATAGACAGACTGGAAGGTCAGTCCTCACCCTCAAATTGGAAATTCGGCGTAACGGATGAGCTCAAAGGAGGGTCATCACCACACAGCATACAAAATGTTGACATGGGAAGGAAGCCATGTGTAGCTTTCCAGGTGGGACCAAAGACGGATAAGACATCATtgcaagaggaaaaaagtgatGACAATGGacggaatgaaaaggaagaaaaaaggctCAATTTTCCAAGTGTAAAATTCGGAGTAGAAGGAAGGCAGAGTAGCATAgcgaaggggaagaaaaaacagtaTAAGTTATTTCACATCCATGACATGCCTAGCAATACCCACTTGGATGAACCGAAAAGTGGAGAGGAAGGGAACATGAATAACAGAAGGACAAACCAAGATTCTCTCTCAGTTCACCATTCGGTGGTGAGCGCAAATGACGAGATGACCACAGGGGTAGACATAACTCAAAAGGTAGGGCAACAACATCCCCTGACGAGCAGATCCAATCAGAGTCATCACATAATGAATATAATTAGAGGGTCGAAAAATCAGCAACGAAAGGATACCATGCGAGGTGGTAATGTTAGAAACAACCCAAATGTGTTCTGCACGAATGACACCAATTATGGTATTATAAGTATTCCTAATTGGGAGTCTAGGGAAAACATACAAATGAGCATTCCCAACGAAATGAACCTTACCAATTTTGGTGGACAATATGAGACTATCAAAGCCTGTTATGATGACCAGTcaggaagtgaagaaaaaggtggtCTGGGAGGGAATTATCCCCCTTCGAAGGAAACCCTGTTGGATCGAATtaacaaatatatttccgcaacgaacaggaaaaatgaaatgaatcATTACTACATGCAGTCAGAatcggaaaataaaaaaataaaagaagaacataatCGCAGAgggatgaaggagaaaagtgtTAAGGATGTCTTTCCGTTAAAAAGTGACAGAACCATTTTCCCTCTCTTTACTCCAATACGGAGAAGCGATAAAATGACGAGCAAAAAAGTATTCCACataaggaatagaaatgcGTACATGGTGGAAGGTCCACCAGAAATGAGTCCCATGGTAGGTACAAATCGGAAAAATGATATTTCTCTAAacgaatttgtaaaaaataaattgttaaCCAAAGGAGGGGAATGCAATTTTCTCCCTAATTGTACTACACATATGACAGATAAGTCAAATGTGGGAAGTTCAAGCTCGTCCTTCTATGATAAAATCAAAGGTAATAACAACCCACATGTGcctaattgtaaaaaaaatgaagacaagTCAAGGTCCCCCTTGAACAGCCTTCTTAAAAATTTCTacacagaaagaagaaacaacacAACTGGTGAGACATGTACCAACAGGAATTTTATCATTCACAGGAATAGgaacaatttgaaaaatgaaaataaagcgTTTGGCATTAGTGAGGAAGGGACTTCTTCTGCTCTGGTGGTCAACGATGAAGGAAACTACACTCAAGAGCACAGAAGGGGGGATGTCTTAAGGAGGTGCGACGCTTACAGAAGTTGTGTCTCAGCTAGAGATGACCAATTGAACAAGATAGGCGGATTGGAAATTGATGTGAAAGAGGGCGAGATGAGACGAACCTACTTGGAAAGGGGGCATTCGGATTATCATATAACGATATGTGAGGATagagaaaatgtaaaggaattgaccaaggaaaaaacagaggCAAAATTATGTGGCAAAAATAATAATCCAATTCCAGAGCAGACAGAgagatttaatttttttcatagcGAGCATGATTTATTTAACGGAGAGAAATTAAGgctttatttttctaaagggaaaaatgccCTGCATAATgggatttttaaaataaggaGCGAAGCTGGGATATTTTCAATTCTTAAAAATTTCGCCTTTTTCGAGGAAGGGGCGAAAATGAGTGATGCAGACGGGGCCAAACAGGAATCCATTTCGTATGAATGTAGATATAACGCCGAGTTGGTTTGTCGCCGTGGTGAGGGGAAAGTGCTAAGTGTGGCGAAAACGGGTGCTGAAGTTGCGAATGTTACAGGGGATGCAGCGCGTGTATCAGGTGCGGTCGATGGGGGGTTCACTAGTAAGGAGGACAAGAATGATGAGACTGGGACGATTGCAGTGAATTCGCAGAATGGATCTCGTGAGGTAAATAACATCATTTATGGCACGAGCGAAGCGGAAAAATCCGCGTGTGCAGGATCGGACGACGAAGTAAGGGGCGCAATTGGCCAAATAGGTAGCAGTGTCAGAATCTGTAGTAACGGCAGACACGCGTGGAAGGAGTTCGCCGGAGGAGAGACACCCCAGGGGGGAGATGTACAAATGAGTGCACTGAGTAACCAAAACGAGGAAGTGAAGGATGCAAAGGGGGGAACTCTTACCGAGGGGAACAAGTGCGTACTGCGAATGAGTGACGAAGAAGGGATCGAAATTAACGTCGACGTTGAGAGAGATGATATTATAAACGCAGTGTGTCAAAGGAGTGAggtggaagaagagaaaggtGCTTTGTTTGACAGGGAACAAAGTGGcccctttttctgcctcAAAGATGGAGAGGTAAGAACAGGGGACAGCGCCAATTTTGGATACAGCGAAAACCATGATTTGAAGAGGCAAAAATGTGATGCCTCAAGAATCTCAAATGTTATGCTAGATAATTTCGAGAAAATTGCCGAAAGGATCAACTTCATTTTAGAAGACACAGTAATGttttttcagaaaaatttatatgtCCATAATGGGTATGGGTCTGTGAAGATGTACAAAGAGGGCACGGGGTGGTTAGGAGAAAACACAGTGGGTAAGTGGTCTCGTGTGTACAAAATTAATAAGGTGGTGTGTAAGGGGGCACATGGGGTGGTATTTTCCGCGtggaggggggaggaaggggaTGATATGGGTAAGCAGCTTGAAGAGAAGGCGGAAAAAGACGCAACcctggagaaggaaaacgaaaCAGGCGAGGGGGGCACAAAAGTGGAAGGAGCAGGGGGGGGTAGCATCAATCAAAAGAACAATGGGGACATCCATCACGGAGAAGATAAAGGTAGTCATCAAGGCATCGATAAAGGTAGTCACCAAGGCATCGATAAAGGTAGTCACCAAGGCATCGATAAAGGTAGTCACCAAGGCAACGATGAAGGTAGTCACCAAGGCAACGATAAGGACAGCGATGAAGAGAAATATGATGAAGAGAATTTGGTGACACTGAAAATTATTAACTTGCGCTATTTAAGTAAAGAAAATAGCTTGAGGAGAATCATGAAGGAGGTGCATTTCTTACAAAATTGCAATCACCCCAATATTGTTAAGTACCACGAATCCTTTTTCTGGCCTCCCTGTTATCTGGTCATTGTGTGTGAATTCCTCTCAGGTGGAACATTATTCgatttatataaaaagtgTGGAAGGATAACTGAAGATGTGTTGGTACACATTTTAGACGACGTATTAAAGGCGTTAAAATATTTGCATAACGAATGCTCCTTATGTTTAGTTCATAGGGACATCAAACCGACAAATATCGTTTTTTCGAAAAGTGGAGTGGCAAAGATAGTAGACTTTGGATCCTGTGAAAAGGTAGAAGATCTAAAGTTGCATGAAGTTGTGGGAACTCTTTATTATATTTCCCCAGAAATTTTGAAGAGAGAAAAGTATGACTGCTCAGCAGACATTTGGTCGTTAGGAATAACTATATATGAAAGTGTCATGTGCGCACTGCCctggagggggaaaaaagataTTGAGGAATCTATAAAGCAAATTGTGGATTCCTCTCCTAAAATTAATCTGTGCTCCGGTTTCAGCAAACAGTTCTGCTTCTTTGTAGAGTCTTGTTTGCAGAATAATCCTGGAAAAAGGGCAAAGGTTGCAAATCTACTTGGTCACAAATTTTTAACGAAAAAGAGACTCATACGGAGGAAACCGAGTTCCATTTTCGAAATTAGAGATATTCTCAAAGTGAACAatgggaaggggaaaaataatatttttcgaaattttttcaagaatctttttttctttaatgatAAGAATAAACGGAGAACGAACAAAGCTTTGAGTTCTAAGTCTTGTGAACCGGAAATGTTTTACCAGAAATTAAAACGAGAGAACTTTGACTTCTTCGAAATTAAGTTGCGAGACGAGAACAGCAGGTCTTTGGGCCACTTGCACGTGGGTGACATGAAGCCTGGAGAACCTgaaaacgaagaagaggGTAAGGAAGGCGccccaaatgaaaaaacaaaaccaaATCTGCACGACAACGATGACGCAGAATGTGCGGAGACGGAAGTCCAATGGATGAATAACCTCTCCTCAAACTATCTCGATTCAAAGGAGGACTTAGCGAAACAGCCTCATGCTACCTAG